The Helianthus annuus cultivar XRQ/B chromosome 16, HanXRQr2.0-SUNRISE, whole genome shotgun sequence genome includes a window with the following:
- the LOC110919244 gene encoding uncharacterized protein LOC110919244 produces MKPEDEDKTAFRTDIGIFCYTKMPFRLKNTSATYRRLMDKIFGDEIGKHIEVYIDDLVMKSPEEEQMLKDIEKTFNSLRSVNIKLNPAKRSFGMEKGKFLGFVVTNGGFKVNPEKVQAIERMLSPRTIKEMQRLAGRLAAFNRFLSNHTAKSYPIISTLRNCVKKQEFKWTPEAEVVFQQMKKCLIKLPTLTAQFEKEPLILYLSSSDKVIGLVLLVERGGVQTPIYYVSRVLTDPETRYLTMEKLVLALLHASRRLRRYFTGHVITVLTNFHIGTILQKQETSSRLAKWAIELGGHNILYRPRPAIKGQVLADFITEVLEDKIKECEAVDTPIIDTSDELWLLLTDGASNEDGAEAGLRLVSPEKHEFTYVIKLDFKNTDNEAEYEALLAGLRLAIKMGAQNLQAHVDSLLIASQINGVYDAKGEVMALYLEQAKELLQKFKSYKVVHSNRSENKPADTLNKLASTAFQHLAKDVRIEVLKNPSVSLRQVNVIEIGPPSWMTPIIQYLQEGILPENKAEARKIQNKALFYEMNRGILSRRSFLGPLLRCVDPQDASYLIREIHEGIYGIHAGSRMVVAKIMNAGYYWSGTHVDALKELRKCDGCQRHASKTLRLKNNLIPVSTSWPFQQWGIDMVGPFLEAPGAVKFIIVAVDYFTKWVETKALASTSAMMVRKFIWEHIICRFGLPLKIVTDNGTNFASEDL; encoded by the coding sequence ATGAAGCCGGAAGACGAAGATAAAACAGCCTTCCGCACTGATATCggaatcttctgctacacaaaAATGCCCTTCAGGCTCAAGAATACGAGCGCAACCTACCGGCGGTTAATGGACAAGATATTTGGTGATGAAATTGGGAAACATATCGAAGTATACATTGATGATCTTGTGATGAAGAGTCCCGAGGAGGAACAAATGCTGAAAGATATAGAGAAGACATTCAACTCTCTAAGAAGCGTGAACATTAAGCTGAACCCAGCAAAACGTTCTTTTGGAATGGAGAAAGGCAAGTTCCTAGGCTTCGTGGTTACAAACGGCGGCTTCAAAGTTAACCCTGAAAAAGTTCAAGCCATTGAGCGAATGCTATCACCGCGCACGATCAAAGAAATGCAAAGATTAGCCGGTCGCTTAGCGGCGTTCAATCGTTTTCTATCAAATCACACAGCGAAATCTTATCCTATAATCAGTACGTTGCGCAACTGCGTGAAAAAACAAGAGTTTAAATGGACACCAGAAGCGGAAGTTGTCTTCCAACAGATGAAAAAGTGTTTGATCAAGCTCCCTACCTTAACCGCGCAATTCGAGAAGGAACCACTCATTTTGTACTTGTCATCTTCAGACAAGGTAATTGGGTTGGTATTGTTAGTGGAAAGAGGCGGAGTTCAAACTCCAATCTACTATGTGAGTAGGGTGCTCACAGATCCGGAAACACGATATTTAACCATGGAGAAGTTAGTGCTCGCGCTGCTACACGCCTCAAGAAGGCTACGCAGGTATTTCACTGGGCATGTAATCACTGTACTCACTAACTTCCATATTGGCACCATCTTGCAAAAACAAGAGACATCAAGCCGTTTGgcgaaatgggcaattgagctgggGGGCCATAACATCCTGTATAGGCCGCGCCCAGCTATCAAAGGCCAAGTATTAGCAGACTTCATCACTGAAGTCCTTGAAGACAAGATCAAGGAATGTGAAGCAGTAGACACTCCCATCATAGACACATCGGATGAATTATGGCTGTTATTGACCGATGGAGCCTCAAATGAAGACGGCGCAGAAGCTGGTTTGCGCCTTGTTAGCCCAGAGAAGCATGAGTTCACATATGTCATCAAGTTGGATTTCAAAAATACCGACAATGAGGCAGAGTATGAAGCACTCTTGGCAGGCTTGCGCCTGGCCATCAAGATGGGAGCGCAGAATTTACAAGCGCATGTTGACTCTCTCCTAATCGCAAGTCAGATCAATGGGGTGTACGATGCGAAAGGCGAGGTCATGGCTTTATACTTAGAACAGGCAAAAGAACTACTCCAGAAgttcaaatcatacaaggttgTTCATAGCAACCGGTCAGAGAACAAGCCAGCTGACACGCTAAACAAGCTCGCTTCAACAGCATTTCAGCACCTCGCCAAGGATGTAAGAATTGAAGTCTTGAAAAACCCATCAGTATCGCtgcgccaagtcaatgtcatTGAGATAGGGCCACCTTCGTGGATGACCCCTATCATCCAGTATCTGCAAGAGGGAATCCTCCCGGAAAACAAGGCGGAAGCCAGGAAAATACAAAACAAAGCGTTGTTTTATGAGATGAACAGGGGCATTCTTTCTAGAAGATCCTTTTTAGgaccactactacgatgcgtagACCCTCAAGATGCAAGTTATCTGATCAGGGAAATACATGAAGGCATCTACGGCATTCATGCGGGCTCGCGCATGGTCGTAGCAAAGATAATGAATGCAGGCTACTACTGGTCGGGGACGCACGTCGACGCTTtgaaagagttgcgcaaatgtgATGGCTGTCAGAGGCACGCGTCGAAGACCCTTCGCCTAAAAAACAATCTGATTCCAGTATCAACATCTTGGCCCTTCCAACAGTGGGGGATCGACATGGTGGGTCCATTCCTTGAAGCTCCTGGCGCAGTGAAGTTTATAATTGTTGCTGTCGATTACTTCACTAAGTGGGTGGAGACAAAGGCCCTTGCTTCAACCTCTGCAATGATGGTACGAAAATTCATATGGGAGCACATCATTTGCAGATTTGGCCTCCCACTCAAGATTGTGACGGATAATGGCACCAATTTTGCATCCGAGGATCTTTAG